In the Ursus arctos isolate Adak ecotype North America unplaced genomic scaffold, UrsArc2.0 scaffold_5, whole genome shotgun sequence genome, one interval contains:
- the SETD9 gene encoding SET domain-containing protein 9 isoform X1, with translation MPARLMRVLWQRWRRYKYRFVPWIALNLNHNPRTLRYVPEESKDKVISDEDVLGTLLKVFQALFINDFNKQSDILTMLPETVKSKYHDLLSVQHPRVKLLEYRHQQQSTFKPEEILYKTLGFSVARATSSLISAGKGVFVTRGSVPKGAVVSMYPGTVYQKYEPIFFQSIGNPFIFRCLDGVLIDGNDKGISKVVYRSCSGRDRLGPFKMSDSTWLTSEICNPLAVGQYVNNCSNDRAANVCYQEFDVPAVFPIELKQYLPNIAYSCDKQSPLRCVILVALRDIKQGEELFSNYYTIVS, from the exons ATGCCGGCCCGCCTGATGCGGGTCCTGTGGCAGCGATGGCGCCGTTACAAGTACCGCTTCGTTCCTTGGATCGCGCTGAACCTAAATCACAACCCGAG GACCCTCCGATATGTTCCAGAGGAATCCAAAGACAAAGTTATCTCAGATGAAGATGTCCTAGGAACATTACTGAAAGTTTTCCAGGCTCTATTCATAAATGATTTCAATAAGCAATCAGATATCTTGACTATGCTTCCAGAAACTGTTAAATCAAAATATCACGACCTACTCTCAGTTCAACATCCAAGGGTGAAACTGCTTGAATACAGACATCAACAGCAAAGTACCTTTAAACCAGAAGAAATTCTTTATAAGACATTGGGTTTCAGTGTTGCCCGAGCAACTAGCTCATTGATTTCTGCTGGAAAAGGTGTCTTCGTTACCAGAGGATCGGTACCAAAAGGCGCGGTTGTATCTATGTATCCTG GTACAGTATATCAGAAGTATGAGCCAATCTTTTTCCAATCCATTggaaatccatttatttttagatGCCTGGATGGGGTACTCATTGATGGAAATGACAAAGGAATATCAAAAGTTGTATACAG ATCTTGCAGTGGGAGGGATCGACTTGGCCCTTTCAAAATGAGTGATAGTACATGGCTAACATCAGAAATTTGTAATCCACTGGCTGTAGGACAGTATGTCAACAATTGTTCAAATG ACAGAGCAGCTAATGTCTGCTATCAGGAATTTGATGTGCCTGCAGTTTTTCCTATAGAGCTGAAGCAATATCTTCCAAACATTGCCTACAGCTGTGACAAACAAAG cCCACTTCGATGTGTCATTCTTGTAGCACTCAGGGACATCAAACAAGGAGAAGAGCTTTTTTCAAACTACTATACAATTGTTAGCTAA
- the SETD9 gene encoding SET domain-containing protein 9 isoform X2: MPARLMRVLWQRWRRYKYRFVPWIALNLNHNPRTLRYVPEESKDKVISDEDVLGTLLKVFQALFINDFNKQSDILTMLPETVKSKYHDLLSVQHPRVKLLEYRHQQQSTFKPEEILYKTLGFSVARATSSLISAGKGVFVTRGSVPKGAVVSMYPGTVYQKYEPIFFQSIGNPFIFRCLDGVLIDGNDKGISKVVYRSCSGRDRLGPFKMSDSTWLTSEICNPLAVGQYVNNCSNAHFDVSFL, from the exons ATGCCGGCCCGCCTGATGCGGGTCCTGTGGCAGCGATGGCGCCGTTACAAGTACCGCTTCGTTCCTTGGATCGCGCTGAACCTAAATCACAACCCGAG GACCCTCCGATATGTTCCAGAGGAATCCAAAGACAAAGTTATCTCAGATGAAGATGTCCTAGGAACATTACTGAAAGTTTTCCAGGCTCTATTCATAAATGATTTCAATAAGCAATCAGATATCTTGACTATGCTTCCAGAAACTGTTAAATCAAAATATCACGACCTACTCTCAGTTCAACATCCAAGGGTGAAACTGCTTGAATACAGACATCAACAGCAAAGTACCTTTAAACCAGAAGAAATTCTTTATAAGACATTGGGTTTCAGTGTTGCCCGAGCAACTAGCTCATTGATTTCTGCTGGAAAAGGTGTCTTCGTTACCAGAGGATCGGTACCAAAAGGCGCGGTTGTATCTATGTATCCTG GTACAGTATATCAGAAGTATGAGCCAATCTTTTTCCAATCCATTggaaatccatttatttttagatGCCTGGATGGGGTACTCATTGATGGAAATGACAAAGGAATATCAAAAGTTGTATACAG ATCTTGCAGTGGGAGGGATCGACTTGGCCCTTTCAAAATGAGTGATAGTACATGGCTAACATCAGAAATTTGTAATCCACTGGCTGTAGGACAGTATGTCAACAATTGTTCAAATG cCCACTTCGATGTGTCATTCTTGTAG